The genomic stretch AAATTTGTAAGGAAGCTCCATTTTACACGCTGGGTCCTTTAACAACCGATATTGCACCGGGTTATGATCATATCACTTCTGCTATTGGCGCGGCGATGATTGCTTGGTTTGGTACTTCGATGCTTTGTTATGTTACGCCGAAAGAGCATCTCGGTCTGCCGGATAAGAATGATGTTCGGGAGGGAGTTATTGCCTATAAAATTGCTGCACATGCAGCAGATTTGGCGAAGGGGCATAAAGGAGCACAGCGTCGTGACGATGCCTTATCCAAAGCACGATTCGAATTCCGCTGGAGGGACCAGTTCCACCTTTCGCTCGATCCAGAGCGGGCGTTGTCTTACCATGATGAGACCCTGCCTGCCGAGGGAGCGAAGACGGCTCATTTTTGTTCAATGTGTGGACCGAAGTTCTGTAGTATGCGAATTACCCAGGATATCCGAAATCTTGCTGCTGAAAAGGGGGTAAGCGAGACTGAGGCTGTTCATGTTGGAATGCAGGAAAAAGCAGCAGAGTACCGAAATAAGCATTCCTCTATTTCGTCTTTAGATATAGATTTTTCTTAATAGAAAGTCCTCCTTTTTCATGGAGTAGTACTCTTTCTTTTGTATAAATCATGAAACGGAAGAACAAAATAGGGTATCCGAATGATCAAAAATGAAGGAGGCCCTAACCTATGTATTTTTACAAAGAAGATTTAATTAATATTATTGTACCAGACAAGCCCGATCCAGCGGCAGCTAAAGTGATTCAGGAAACGCTTGGCGGACAATTTGGTGAAATGCGTACGATGATGCAGTATTTCTTTCAGAGCAGTAATTTTCGGGGTAAAGCAACCCAGTATCGTGATTTGATTCGTGGTGTATTTCTTGAAGAAATCGCCCATGTAGAACTTGTTCAACAAACCATTAACCAACTGCTGAGCGGAAGTGGAGAAGACGTTCCTGGGAATGCCGGGGTAGATGGGGCACCGATTGATGAAGCTGTTCGTCATGCAAACCCGCACCATTATATTATGGGTGGACAAGGTTCACTACCTGTAGATGCAGGCGGGAATCCTTGGCTTGGAAGTTATGTATATAACCATGGGAATCTAACTGCTGATTTACTTAACAACGTGGTGCTAGAATCTACTGGTGTTTTGCAAAAGACAAGGATCTATGAGATGAGTTCGAATAAAACATTCCGCGAAACCCTTGGATTTTTGATTGTAAGAGATAATGCGCATCAGAATGCTTTT from Paenibacillus polygoni encodes the following:
- a CDS encoding manganese catalase family protein, which gives rise to MYFYKEDLINIIVPDKPDPAAAKVIQETLGGQFGEMRTMMQYFFQSSNFRGKATQYRDLIRGVFLEEIAHVELVQQTINQLLSGSGEDVPGNAGVDGAPIDEAVRHANPHHYIMGGQGSLPVDAGGNPWLGSYVYNHGNLTADLLNNVVLESTGVLQKTRIYEMSSNKTFRETLGFLIVRDNAHQNAFAKALETLGVDWGKIFPIPNYDINKYPECRKYVDLGYHNAQFNFRLDSTRIGEIFTGESPSRNGEELQVTDPPEGFPVPELPEQPNMHSPGLYDLNH